The DNA sequence ATCCGGTCTGCCGTCGGTCGGGAAGACGAACAACGACTCGGTCGGGGCCGCGACGGAAAGGATCGCTTCCAGCGACCCCGGCCGGGCCGGCGGTACGGGCATCAGCCGCATCGGCGCACCCCAGGTGTCGCCGGCCACCACCGTGCCCCGGTAGGTGCCGAAACCGACCAGGACCACCCGGTCCCGGCCGTACCGCTCGCGGGCCAGCTGCCCGATGTTGACCTCGCCGAGTTCGGCCATGTCGGTGGCCCGGGCGTCGCCGACGTGCGTGTTGTGCGCCCACACCACCGCGCGGGCGTCCGGTCCGTACCGGTCGAGCAGCCGGGCGAGGGTGTCGTCCATGTGCCGGTCCCGGACGTTCCAGGACAGCCGGCCGCCGGAAACCAGCGCCCGGTAGTAGCGTTCGGCACCGGCCACCACCTCGGCGTTCTGCCAGGCACCGAAGCTGCCGGCCCCGTCGGTGGCGGCGTCGCGCCGCAGCCGGACCAGCAGGTCGATCACCTCCGCCTCGCAGCCGGCGGGCACCAGCCGCAGGGCGGTCGCGTAGTCCTGCGGGTCCTCGCCGTACGGTTCGAAGCAGCGGTACGCGTCGAGCGCCGCCGGCACCTGGTCCGGTCGATGTTCCCGCAGGTATACGAGGATCTCGCGGAGCGACTCCCACAGCGAGTAGACGTCGAGCCCGTGGAAGCCGACCCGGGCGGATTCGCTGACCGAGTCGTTGTGCCGGCGCAGCCAGCGGCAGAAGTCGACCACCTCGTCGTTGGCCCACATCCAGGTCGGCCAGCGTTCGAAGGTGGTCAGCGCGTCGCGCGGGTCGCGGGGGGCGTCGAATCGACCCCGGACGCTGCGGTCGACCCGGTCGCAGTCCGGCCAGTCCCCTTCGACGGCGACGAAGGAGAAGTCGTGCTCGGTGATCAGGCGGCGGGTGACGGCCGCCCGCCAACCGTAGAACTCGTGCGTACCGTGGCTCGCCTCGCCGAGCATCACGACCCGCGCGTCGGCGGCCCGTTCGATCAGCGGGTCGAGGTCGTCGGCGTCGACCAACGGTCGCGCCAGCGCGGTGATGTCCGCGGCATATCTGGCCACCGGGCCCGGGTACCCGGGCGTTACCGGCACAAACCCCGTCAGCCGGGGCCGCTGGAACTCGCGAGGCGGGTGTTGCGGGCGGGTTCGGGCTAGGCTGCCTGAGCATGGAGGAGCAATCGCCTGACGCTGAGCCGAGGCGGTCCCGCGCCCCACGGGCCAGGACACCGAAGGCCGGCTTCACGCCGCCCGCCGCCATCGCTCCCGTGTTGTTCCAGCCGCCACCGAGCGCGAGCGCGGCCGGCAGCACCGAGGGCCCTACCAAGAAGGCCACGCCAGCGAAGAAGGCGACTCCGACGAAGAAGACCGCCGCGCCAGCGAAGAAGACCGCCGCCAAGAAGACCGCGCCGACGAAGAAGGCGACTCCGACGAAGAAGTCCACTGCGGCGAAGAAGACCGCGCCGACGAAAAAGACCGCGTCGGCGCCGGATCCGGCCAGCGCTCCCCCGCCAGGTCCGGTGCCCGGCGGTACGCTGCGACACCTGTTGGCGCGTCCGGCGTACGCGCCGGAACTGCTCGCCCTGGCGGCGGTGGAGCGGATCGGCCCGGCGGCGCGGGACTGGGCGGCCCGGCTACGCGACGACTACCCGGCGGCCAGCGACGACGCCCTGGCCCGGCTGGCGGCGCGCCGGTTCACCCGGCTGGCCGGGGCCGGCGCGGCGGTCGCCACCGCCGGCGGGCTGCTCGGCCCCGCCCTGGAGCTGGTGACACTCAGCTGGACGCAGGCCGCTGTCACGCTGCACGTGGCGGCCGCGTACCGACATGATCCGACCGACCGGGACCGGGCGGCGGAGCTGCTGGCTCTCACCGGTATGCAGCCGGACGTCGCGGCGGCCCACGCGGCGCTGGACGCGGCGGGCCGGCCGACGGCCGACGACGACGAGGATCCGGCGTTGCGGCTGCTCGACGGCGCGCAGCGGTTCACCGAGGCGGTGAGCCGGTTGACCGACGGCGGTTGGGCGCTGCTGCGGTTGCCGGCCCGGTTCCTGCCCGGCGGGCGGGCGCTGGTCGCCTGGTCGGGCGACACGTTGCTGCTGGAGCGGCTGGCCGCGCGGGCGAGTGCGCACTACCGGCCGGTCACGCCGGCCGCGCCGGTCACAGCCAGCTGAACCAGTCGCGGGGCAGCAGCGCGTAGCCGACGAACGCGAAGACGTCCAGCAGGGTGTGCGCGATGATCAACGGCATCACCCGGCGGGTACGCAGGAAGAACAGCGACAGCACCACACCCATGATCACGTTGCCGACGAACGCCCCGAAGCCCTGGTAGAGGTGGTAGGTGCCGCGCAGCAGGCAGCTGGTGGCGATGACCGCGCCGATCCGCCAGCCGAGTTGCCGCAGCCGGGTCATCAGGTAGCCGACCACGATCACCTCTTCCAGGATGGCGTTCTGCGCGGCGGCCAGGATCAGCACCGGGACCGTCCACCACAGCTGCGGTAGCGCGGCCGGGACCAGGCTGGCGTTGAGCCCGAGCAGCGCGGCGATCCAGAACAGTCCGAGTCCGGGCAGCCCGATCGCGGCGGCCAGGGCGGCCCCCCAGGCCAGGTCGCGCAGCGGTGACCGGGCGTCGAGTCCGAGCCGGGCGCGGGCGTCGGCCCGGTCCCGGCTGAGCAGGTGGACCGCCAGCAGGACCGGCACGAGGGCGAAGAAGATCCCGAGCAGCTGGTACGTCAGGTCCAGCCAGGGGCGGGCCGACTGGGAGGCGTTCATGGTGGCGGTCTGCTGGCCCAGCGGCCGGTCGGCGGTGAGTCGCGCGGTGATGGTGACCAGGGCGTAGATGGCGGACTGGCCGAGCGACACGCCCAGGACCAGGAGCACCTCGGCGCGCAGCAGGCGCGGTGGCAGCGGGGCCGCCGGGTGGGCGTCCGGGTTGCTGCTGGCCGGTGGTGGCGTACCGGCGAGGTCGACCGTCACCGGACCACTGTGCCCGAGCAGGTACGGCAGAGCAATGTCGCACATCGTGTACGTCGGCTCACTACGAAGAGTGCTCACCCTGGAACTCAGTGATACGGCGTCAGTGGCGGCACGGTGACGGGGAAGGCCTCGATGAGCAATCTCGCGCAACTGTTGAAGGAGAGCTGGGTGCTCGTCGAGGAGGAGCACGACCAGGTGGCGGGCTACTTCTACGCCCGGCTGTTCCTGGACCGGCCGGACCTTCGCCAGCTCTTCCCGGTGCAGATGGACACCCAGCGGCGCTGCCTGATCGAAGCTATCGTCTCCGCCGTCGGCTCGATCGAGGACCCCGAGCAGTTCGCCGACTACCTGCAGTCACTCGGCCGGGCCCACCGCAAGTTCCATGTGCAAGCTGCGGACTACGCCGCGTTCGGCGGCATGATGCTGGAGGCGCTGCGTACCGTCGCCGGTGACCGGTGGAGCTTCGAGTACGACGAGGCCTGGGGCACCGCGCTGGAGATGCTCACCACCAACCTGGTCATCGGCGCAGAGACCGACCCGAACCCGGCGTTCTGGCACGCTGAGGTGCTCGACCACGAACGCCGGGGCACCGACGTCGCCGTGCTGACCTGCCGGCCGCTGCAGTACCGACTGGAGTACCAGGCGGGGCAGTACGTGAGTGTCGAGGTGCCGCGCTACCTGCCGAGGCTGTGGCGCAGCTACTCGATCGCGAACGCGCCCCGGGCGGACAACACACTGGAGTTCCACGTCCGGGCGGCCGCTGCTGGCTGGGTGTCCAGCGCGCTGGTCCGCCGGGTCCGCCCCGGCGATCTGCTGCGGGTGGCCGCCCCGATGGGCGCCATGGTGCTGGACCGGGACTCGCCACGGGACATCGTCTGCCTGGCCGGCGGGGTCGGTTTCGCCCCGGTCAAGGCCCTGATCGACGAGCTGACCCGGTACAACCGCAGCCGCTGGGTGCACGTCTACCTGGGCGGGCGGACCCGCGACGACCTGTACGACCTGGCCGAGCTGAGCCAGCTCTGCGCCGCCTACCCCTGGCTGAACGTGGTGCCGTGCTGCTCGGACGACCCTGGCTGGACCGGGGAGCACGGCGAGGTCGCCGACGTGCTGGCCCGCTACGGCCCGTGGTACGAGCACGACTTCTTCGTCGCCGGGTCGGCCGGCATGGTCCGGTCGAGTCTGCGTCGGCTGGCCGAGCTCGACGTCCCGGCCGAGCACATCCGCTACGACAGCTTCGGCGAGGTGTGACCGCTTTGCCCGGTCAGTACACCCAGGGCCGGCCGCTGTCCCGGTACTCCTCGACCGGCACCAGGCTGGTCCCCGGTGCCATCCGGTCGACGTACAGCCGGCCCTCCAGGTGGTCGATCTCGTGCGCGACCAGCCGGGCCATCGCCCGGTCGAAGGACGTGATCACCCGGCCGCCGTCGAACCTGGAGTGTTCGACGTCGATCCGCAGCGGACGCGGCACCAGCCCACGCACGTCGAAGTAGGACAGGCAACCCTCGTACTGGTCGTCGGTCTCCACCGAGGCGTCGACGACCCGTGGGTTGAGCAGCACCAGCGCCTCGGCTCCCGGTTCCGGCGGCCGGACCAGGGCAGCGGCCCAGGGCAGCCCGATCTGTGGTGCGGCCAGGCCCACCCCCTTGCCGAACGGGTGCAGCTCGTCGAGTCGGGCCAGCATGGCCCGCAGCCGGGCGACCGTGTCCAACGCCACCGCCTCGTCGGCCGGCAGCTCGAACGGCTGCACCTGCTGCCGGAGCATCTCGGCACCCCGCTGCACGATCCCGATGGCCCGCATCCGTTCGCTGGCCCGCGGCTCCGGCCGCGTCTCCGACCCGGCCGATGATCCGGCCGGGCCGCCGCCGTGCGTCGGCGGCCCGGACCGGAACCGCCACTCCAGCCGGTACCGGGCGTTGAGCAGCGGGGCGTCGGTCGACCACTCCAGCACCGACCGGCCGTTCACCCGCTGCCGGCGCACCGGCGTACGCAGCGGGGCGTCCTCCGCAGACAGGGACGTCTCGACCCCCCACACCTGGGGGTCGAACGCTTCCGGGAAGTCCAGCCGTACGGTGAGCTGCCGGGTGGGCAGCCGGACGGCGCGTTGGAACCACTGCCCCCACTTCTCCTGGCCGACCCGGTAGGTGTACTCGATGCTGGTGCGCTGCCCCGGGTACAGCGGGAACCGGCCGTCGGCGTTCTCGAACAGCAGCCAGACCTCTTTGAACGCGTCCCGGTCGTGTTTCTTGCGCCACTGCATCGGCTCCTGGTGCCCGGGGGTTCCGCAGAAGGCGTGCAGGTCCAGCTCGACGAAGGTGAGCGGGTGTTCCCGGTGGTGCCGGTTGGACCGGTCCGGGTCGTCGGGGTACCGGTCGACGGCGACCCGGACCAGGTAACGGGTGACCGGGTCGGTGCCGGCGTTGTAAAGCGCCCGCCGGATCGTGCAGTGGTAGTAGCCGTCCCGGTAGGCGAGGGTGGCCACCTCCTGCTCGACGATCAGGCCGGTGCCGGGTGGCATCCACTGTTCGGGCACCGGCGGGTCGCGCGGCGGGGTGCTGGTACGGCTGTGCCGCAGTTCGTCGTACTCCTGGTAGCGCTGCCAGATCGCGCCGCCGGCGCCGAGCACCGCTTCGGCCCGGCGGGCGAAGTCCTCGGTGGGGCGGTGCCGGCGGCCTTCGACGTGGCTGATGTACGACGGGTCGAAGCCCATCCGGGCGGCCAGTTGCTTCTTGGTCATCGCCCGGTCCAGGCGCCACTGGGCGAGCTCGGCCGCGAAGGTGTCGGCAGCGCGGTCGATGGGCGAGCTGGTCATCGCAAGGCGTCCCCTCAGGCCGGATCCACAGTCTGCTTTCCGACTCGTACGCCCGGTCGGATTTGGCGCGTTGCCGACAGAGCACTTGACAGCCCAGATCGGCCCACTCTGCGAGATTTGCCCATCACTCAACCGCCACGGAATGTCACCACCCCGGCTGGAAGTTTCGCCGATACTCTGGTTAG is a window from the Solwaraspora sp. WMMD792 genome containing:
- a CDS encoding erythromycin esterase family protein; protein product: MLGEASHGTHEFYGWRAAVTRRLITEHDFSFVAVEGDWPDCDRVDRSVRGRFDAPRDPRDALTTFERWPTWMWANDEVVDFCRWLRRHNDSVSESARVGFHGLDVYSLWESLREILVYLREHRPDQVPAALDAYRCFEPYGEDPQDYATALRLVPAGCEAEVIDLLVRLRRDAATDGAGSFGAWQNAEVVAGAERYYRALVSGGRLSWNVRDRHMDDTLARLLDRYGPDARAVVWAHNTHVGDARATDMAELGEVNIGQLARERYGRDRVVLVGFGTYRGTVVAGDTWGAPMRLMPVPPARPGSLEAILSVAAPTESLFVFPTDGRPDLLTDELDHRAIGVVYQPNMERRGNYVPTVLGDRYDAFLWFDRSRGVRPLRTPHVELREPETFPSGV
- a CDS encoding CPBP family intramembrane glutamic endopeptidase, with amino-acid sequence MSTLRSEPTYTMCDIALPYLLGHSGPVTVDLAGTPPPASSNPDAHPAAPLPPRLLRAEVLLVLGVSLGQSAIYALVTITARLTADRPLGQQTATMNASQSARPWLDLTYQLLGIFFALVPVLLAVHLLSRDRADARARLGLDARSPLRDLAWGAALAAAIGLPGLGLFWIAALLGLNASLVPAALPQLWWTVPVLILAAAQNAILEEVIVVGYLMTRLRQLGWRIGAVIATSCLLRGTYHLYQGFGAFVGNVIMGVVLSLFFLRTRRVMPLIIAHTLLDVFAFVGYALLPRDWFSWL
- a CDS encoding FAD-binding oxidoreductase → MSNLAQLLKESWVLVEEEHDQVAGYFYARLFLDRPDLRQLFPVQMDTQRRCLIEAIVSAVGSIEDPEQFADYLQSLGRAHRKFHVQAADYAAFGGMMLEALRTVAGDRWSFEYDEAWGTALEMLTTNLVIGAETDPNPAFWHAEVLDHERRGTDVAVLTCRPLQYRLEYQAGQYVSVEVPRYLPRLWRSYSIANAPRADNTLEFHVRAAAAGWVSSALVRRVRPGDLLRVAAPMGAMVLDRDSPRDIVCLAGGVGFAPVKALIDELTRYNRSRWVHVYLGGRTRDDLYDLAELSQLCAAYPWLNVVPCCSDDPGWTGEHGEVADVLARYGPWYEHDFFVAGSAGMVRSSLRRLAELDVPAEHIRYDSFGEV
- a CDS encoding peptide deformylase; the protein is MTSSPIDRAADTFAAELAQWRLDRAMTKKQLAARMGFDPSYISHVEGRRHRPTEDFARRAEAVLGAGGAIWQRYQEYDELRHSRTSTPPRDPPVPEQWMPPGTGLIVEQEVATLAYRDGYYHCTIRRALYNAGTDPVTRYLVRVAVDRYPDDPDRSNRHHREHPLTFVELDLHAFCGTPGHQEPMQWRKKHDRDAFKEVWLLFENADGRFPLYPGQRTSIEYTYRVGQEKWGQWFQRAVRLPTRQLTVRLDFPEAFDPQVWGVETSLSAEDAPLRTPVRRQRVNGRSVLEWSTDAPLLNARYRLEWRFRSGPPTHGGGPAGSSAGSETRPEPRASERMRAIGIVQRGAEMLRQQVQPFELPADEAVALDTVARLRAMLARLDELHPFGKGVGLAAPQIGLPWAAALVRPPEPGAEALVLLNPRVVDASVETDDQYEGCLSYFDVRGLVPRPLRIDVEHSRFDGGRVITSFDRAMARLVAHEIDHLEGRLYVDRMAPGTSLVPVEEYRDSGRPWVY